The following are encoded together in the Citrobacter arsenatis genome:
- the tssE gene encoding type VI secretion system baseplate subunit TssE, whose translation MPKEHSTPSLYEMLTSNFTGGLSLHQVSEQNQVVLSVLDNMQRILNCRAGTLAHLPDYGLPDMTKILQGMPGTAHELMETFSAVLLKYEPRLKKITVVLQEQEVPGELRYAIDAELKGVGLVRYGTEFVPEGRVLLRHLKQQQYLDTASRL comes from the coding sequence ATGCCAAAAGAACATAGCACGCCTTCGCTCTATGAGATGTTGACCAGTAATTTTACCGGTGGGCTTTCTCTGCATCAGGTAAGCGAGCAGAACCAGGTGGTCCTCTCCGTGCTGGATAATATGCAACGTATCCTCAACTGTCGCGCCGGTACGCTGGCGCACCTTCCAGACTATGGACTGCCGGATATGACCAAAATTCTTCAGGGAATGCCGGGGACCGCACATGAACTGATGGAGACATTTTCTGCAGTGCTCCTCAAATATGAGCCACGCCTGAAAAAGATAACCGTTGTCCTGCAGGAACAGGAGGTTCCTGGTGAGTTACGTTACGCCATTGATGCCGAACTCAAAGGTGTTGGGTTGGTGCGTTACGGCACTGAGTTTGTGCCCGAAGGGCGGGTACTGTTGAGGCATCTGAAGCAACAGCAGTATCTTGATACAGCATCCCGTCTGTAA